DNA sequence from the Paenibacillus azoreducens genome:
AAGCCCAGGTGGCTAAGCGTGAATGCCGGGATGGACAAATCTCCTTCCAGTCCCTTTGCGACTTCATGTGTATTGCGGAGATAAGGCTCGCGATCCCCCTCGCCTTGATCACCTGCAGGATAATAAATCTGAACCATCAGCTCGCGCCGATCTTTAGGATCTTTCGCAAACGGTTCTTCCCTTCGATCATCTACCCAATGATATAGCGTCGTCCCGACCGTAAATGGGCCGTTCGGCTTTTGAAATAAAGATACTGGCATGAGCGCAGGCAATGCGACGGCTACAGACAAATATATAAACAGCAGCAATGACTTTACCGCGACCGATACCCAGCTTCCGGCGTTTTTTTTCTGTTTCGTCAATAGATAGCACGCTGTCAATATAATTGGAGACAAATATGCCGGAATCATCTGCCAACGATAGCCTTCAGCGATAAGTTGTACGATAAGCACACAGTAGGCCACTGGCAAAGCGATGGCAAACCAGCGTTTTGTCCTCTTTCTTGTAAACAGTGTCCATCCCAGAAGGACGAAATTAACAACGATCAAACCGATCTCCCAAAATCTCATTGGATTCTCCCACCTGTCTTCATTTTCATCATCAATGGCATTTCGGTCAGAATGAATAAACAATTCATATGTACTGCCATTCTGTTTTCTTCCTCTGCTAGTTCTCTTTTGTACTAATAGTACCGAAAAGTTATTTTTGGTACAAACGTTATCAGTATAGCATCAATTGGCTCTAAGTGAATACACGAAAATAAAAAAGCTGAGAAGAACGGCAACCTGTAAGTATTGTTTTTCTCAGCTCTAACGAATGGAAGCTTAGTTCTACTTCATAATTCCATGCAATATGATATCTACCGTCATTGAAAGAGATTCTTGCACCGTAATTTGGCTGGAAGCTAAATTACGCTGATCGAAAATCGATTTCATTAACAAATTGAGGGTTTGGATCAGCGTTGGAATATGCGTCGGACGAAAATCACCATTATGGATGCCTTCTTCAATGAGGCTAGTAATTATATCCCACTCATCATTGATGGCTTGTTCCATTTCCCTCCATCGTTCGGGGTAGTACCGCCGAAGTTCGACCAGTAAGCGTACGTAGCTGTTCTGAAAATCATGAGGGACAATCAAAAGTATGCCTTTTAATTTTTCAGGTATGGTCAACTTCGAATCTTGGATGACCTCTCGAAAACGTCTTTCCGTTTCTTCGTTTACTTGCTGAACCACGTAACCTATAAGTTCGTCTTTGGACGGGAAATGCTCGTACAGCGTGCTTTTGCTTACACCTAAATCGCGCGCCAAATCACTCATTGTAAATTTGATTCCTTTTTCATGAAATAGCGCGATCGCAGTTTTGGCAATCCGTTCTTTCATCCTTAGTTCACCTCAAACCAAGATAACAAGAGTAGTACCCATAGATCCATTTATAGTACTTTAGGTACGAGGAAAGTTTAACTCTTTATCTCCTTGAGGTCAAATAAAAGCCGGGAATTTGCAACAACTTATAGTAAAGTGAAGTCTTTTTTTATCCTCTCTTGCTTTTTTGCCGGCTGTCGACATGTTCTGGAGAAATGGAATTGCAATAATATAAACCGGTCTCACGGATATCATTCATCAATCCTCCCAGTTTATATACTCCAGCCAAGTTATATAGACTAGATAAGTGTCCTAGTGCAAACTCCCTTGAATAAAGCCCCTTTAGAAAGCCTTTTCTAACAAGTTCAAGTTCTGTATAAATGAACTTTACAATTTGATTCATATCCCCCTCCAGATAACTCTTAGATGTGAGATGCTACTTGGTTCTCTTTTTAACGGTTCATGATGCGACAAATGGCTTCTTCATCTTCTGATTCGGCACAATACTCCAATAAGTGAAGCAGCGTAAAATCAATTCAACCGGCCCCATATTATAAAACTTCAACCATACTGTGCTAAAAGCGATTAGAACAGCATGGATGATGAAACACATGATTAATGAATTAATAGGTACAATACTAATTATGTAGCTAAAAACGATTAGTAAGGCACTTTGAGCAAGATAATTTGTTAAAGACATTTGTCCATAAAATTTAATTGGGGATAATAGTACTTTTGCTCTATCCCATTGTAAAATAATAATAAGAATGCTAAACATCATCGAAGAAACGATATAATCTTCCAGATTTTCAAAACCTCCAGGGGTAATATCTATTGAGGTTCTCACAAATAATAGAATTACGTAAGTACAAATAATAACCAATAAAAACATTGAAACATACTTTAATTTTCCATAGATATTTTCAAAAAATTTAAATTGTCCCATCGTAAAACCTAGCATCATCAGGGAAAACCATTTACTTAGATCTGAAAGAATGGTTAGCCATTCAATTCTTTCACCATAATACGGTTGACAAAAAGCCGTAATGATTGATAAAGCTATTAGCATCATCGTTACAATGAAGTTACTCCATTTATTTAACTTAAAAAACATAGCCATAAACAGGCCCAGTACAGCATACACCGTCAGCACATCGTTAATCCCTGGCGGTGCATAAAAGGTATGGATAAGTCCGAGTACAAATAAAAAACCGATTCTGCGAAAAAATAAAAAGTACCTTTTGCTTACTTTTTGTTTGGATCGATTCATAAAAAAATAGCATCCAAGTCCAAACAAGAAAAATAGTATGGGATAAAATTTCCTGTTAAAAATATAAAATAATTCCGCATGTAATCCATTATTGTCAGAGAAATAACTTATAACCTGAAAACTATTCACAAGAAGGACCCCTATTAAGGCAAATCCGCGTAAGTAATCCATCGTATCAATTCTTTTATAGGAATTATTTATTTTCATTCAGAATCTAGCAGCTCCTCTTTTCTTTTGTTAACTTAAACATATACGTTATCTATAGATAAATGAATGACTCTTCCCTTACAATTTGAAATCTAATCTTACTAAATCGTAGGAGGCTCATTTCTTTAGAAATGTTGGAAAAGGTTACGTACTTTGAAGCCAAGTGTTACCAGTAAAGTACAATGTTCTACGTTGCGAAGTTCTTTTTATATATGCTTATCAGTGCCTATTTGCTGATTCGTTGAAATTCTTTCAACTCCTCATCTTTGAAAGCGACCCCCTCTACCTTTACATTAATCTTAACAACGCATAGTCCAGTCATATTTTGAACCGCTTCGCGGATGTTAAGCTGCAATTGACGACACACTTCATGAATTGGGATACCGTACATGACAATTACTCGCAAGTCTATAGAAGCTTCAACTTCACCCACCTCAACAGACACGCCCTTTTGCACGTTCTTGCCACTCAACATCTTCACCCAACCATCCGACAGTCCGCCTGACATAGCAGAAATTCCTGGGGTTTCAAGCGCAGCAAGGCCAGCGATTGTGGCGACAACATCATCGGATATTAGAATTTTACCTCCCTGCATGTTCAATTGTTCCTCGGCCATCGTCATCTTCCTTTCTGTCTCTCCTATATTGTAGTCGATTCGCTGAACATGAAATTGAATGCCTTTTTCCTCTCCGGGGTATCATAGGTACTGCCTTTGTTTTCTCATTTACCTTGTACTTACAGTACTAATTTGTTATTATTGGTACTGCGATTGTTATTATAACATATAATAGTTCTAAGTGAAATTTACACGAAATCTAAGAAGAACGACAATATATTTGTCACTAAGCAGCATTTGCAAGCCCTTTTATTATGAGGTTTTGCTTTATGTGCAGCGTCTCCTCTATAATGCAATTAACAAACCAAATACATTGATACTGGAGGAAATGCATTGACACAAGTGAAAATTTTCGCGGATAGTATCTCCGATATACCACAATCCTGGATCGATCAATATGATATCGGAATCGTACCGCTGTATGTAGTGTTCGGCGATTCTGCCTACAAAGACAGGATTGAGATCACTACGAACGACATTTACCGCAGAGTCGAGGAGAGTGGAGAACTGCCACATACGGCTGCGCCATCCCCTGCGGATTTCGCAGCAGCCTTCTCCCCCTGGATCGAACAAGGGAGAAAAATTATATTTATCAGCATGTCATCCAAGCTCTCTTCGACCTATCAAAGCGCAATGATCGC
Encoded proteins:
- a CDS encoding DUF418 domain-containing protein, which produces MKINNSYKRIDTMDYLRGFALIGVLLVNSFQVISYFSDNNGLHAELFYIFNRKFYPILFFLFGLGCYFFMNRSKQKVSKRYFLFFRRIGFLFVLGLIHTFYAPPGINDVLTVYAVLGLFMAMFFKLNKWSNFIVTMMLIALSIITAFCQPYYGERIEWLTILSDLSKWFSLMMLGFTMGQFKFFENIYGKLKYVSMFLLVIICTYVILLFVRTSIDITPGGFENLEDYIVSSMMFSILIIILQWDRAKVLLSPIKFYGQMSLTNYLAQSALLIVFSYIISIVPINSLIMCFIIHAVLIAFSTVWLKFYNMGPVELILRCFTYWSIVPNQKMKKPFVAS
- a CDS encoding TetR/AcrR family transcriptional regulator, encoding MKERIAKTAIALFHEKGIKFTMSDLARDLGVSKSTLYEHFPSKDELIGYVVQQVNEETERRFREVIQDSKLTIPEKLKGILLIVPHDFQNSYVRLLVELRRYYPERWREMEQAINDEWDIITSLIEEGIHNGDFRPTHIPTLIQTLNLLMKSIFDQRNLASSQITVQESLSMTVDIILHGIMK
- a CDS encoding Asp23/Gls24 family envelope stress response protein, with protein sequence MAEEQLNMQGGKILISDDVVATIAGLAALETPGISAMSGGLSDGWVKMLSGKNVQKGVSVEVGEVEASIDLRVIVMYGIPIHEVCRQLQLNIREAVQNMTGLCVVKINVKVEGVAFKDEELKEFQRISK